Proteins encoded within one genomic window of Patescibacteria group bacterium:
- a CDS encoding ABC transporter ATP-binding protein, translating to MSVPLIQAKDLKKEYRTDEVVTKVLHGLSFNISKGEFVAIMGPSGSGKSTLMHILGLLDRATSGTYELEGENVNDLSDDELAGLRNKKIGFVFQSFNLLPRTTVLDNVKLPLAYSENKNNPNKKAKQVLESVGLGHRLDYFTNQISGGEKQRVAIARALVNNPSVVFADEPTGNLDSKSGVQVMEILQKLNDAGNTIILVTHETYTAEHADRIIRIKDGLIVDDYGVSNKRLAHDGEILK from the coding sequence ATGTCAGTTCCATTGATTCAGGCAAAAGATCTAAAAAAAGAATACCGGACAGATGAGGTCGTGACCAAGGTTTTGCACGGCCTTTCTTTTAATATTTCCAAAGGCGAATTCGTGGCGATTATGGGCCCTTCGGGATCGGGGAAATCCACTTTAATGCATATTTTAGGTTTGCTTGACCGGGCAACAAGCGGGACCTATGAATTGGAAGGGGAGAATGTAAACGACTTAAGCGACGATGAATTAGCCGGCTTGCGCAATAAAAAAATCGGTTTTGTCTTCCAATCGTTTAATCTGCTTCCCCGAACGACTGTTTTGGATAATGTGAAGTTGCCTTTGGCCTATTCCGAGAATAAAAATAATCCGAATAAAAAAGCCAAGCAAGTTTTAGAAAGCGTGGGTTTGGGCCATCGGTTAGATTATTTTACCAACCAGATTTCCGGCGGGGAAAAACAAAGAGTGGCCATTGCCCGGGCTTTGGTTAATAACCCTTCCGTGGTTTTTGCCGACGAGCCGACCGGAAATTTAGATTCTAAATCAGGCGTCCAGGTTATGGAAATCCTGCAGAAGCTTAATGATGCCGGCAATACTATAATTTTAGTCACCCATGAAACCTATACGGCCGAGCATGCTGATAGAATTATAAGAATAAAAGACGGATTAATTGTTGATGATTATGGCGTGTCTAATAAAAGATTGGCTCATGATGGGGAGATATTGAAATAA